In Amycolatopsis sp. EV170708-02-1, the following are encoded in one genomic region:
- a CDS encoding metalloregulator ArsR/SmtB family transcription factor, producing the protein MEQIAAALGDGARWRLVELLAERPRSVGELAELTGLRQPQTTKHLQTLARAGLVTVFPLGQRRVYAVEAGPLKDLEGRLRTLITTIEANAGERDVLARYQAAIGADTEAAKEDRWADGRAFSFDRLLAAPRDDVWRHWTEPALLASWWAPPSMTVTDCVIEPWAGGRAVLDYRDAEGRYRSAGKVRAAAEPEHLEFDLSVLTAEGDTFFTGHYDLKFTEAPGGTRLRLDLRITETTVDAVPFIAGIETGWGQVLDNLATRLTKEKD; encoded by the coding sequence ATGGAGCAGATCGCAGCAGCACTGGGAGACGGGGCGAGGTGGCGCCTCGTCGAGCTTCTCGCCGAGCGGCCCCGGTCCGTCGGTGAGCTCGCCGAGCTGACCGGCCTGCGGCAACCGCAGACCACCAAGCACCTGCAGACCCTCGCCCGCGCCGGGCTCGTGACGGTGTTCCCGCTCGGGCAGCGTCGCGTGTACGCGGTCGAAGCGGGGCCGCTGAAGGACCTCGAAGGACGGCTGCGGACGCTGATCACGACCATCGAGGCGAACGCGGGCGAGCGAGACGTCCTCGCGCGCTATCAGGCCGCGATCGGCGCTGACACCGAGGCCGCGAAGGAAGACCGGTGGGCGGACGGGCGGGCGTTCTCGTTCGACCGTCTGCTCGCCGCGCCACGGGACGACGTCTGGCGGCACTGGACCGAACCCGCGCTGCTCGCGTCCTGGTGGGCGCCGCCCTCGATGACCGTCACCGACTGCGTCATCGAGCCGTGGGCCGGTGGCCGGGCCGTGCTCGACTACCGCGACGCCGAAGGGCGCTACCGGTCCGCGGGGAAGGTCCGCGCCGCTGCCGAACCCGAACACCTCGAATTCGACCTCTCGGTGCTGACCGCCGAGGGCGACACCTTCTTCACCGGTCACTACGACCTGAAGTTCACCGAGGCGCCGGGCGGGACCCGGCTCCGGCTCGACCTGCGCATCACCGAAACCACGGTCGATGCCGTCCCGTTCATCGCCGGCATCGAAACCGGCTGGGGCCAGGTGCTCGACAACCTCGCGACTCGGCTCACCAAGGAAAAGGACTGA
- a CDS encoding dihydrofolate reductase family protein: MTNHTGRRVTANISLTLDGHYSGPGGPGDMGAIVSYATTDVARAHLARIHETATTAVLGRLNAEGFLGFWPTVAADENADPRDRAYAKWLTDAEKVVFSTTLAEAPWDRARVVNAPAAEVVAGLKANGDGDILVNSSASVIKALLADDLIDRLYLMICPEITGGGQRLFADGLPASKWGLAYQEAGELGEMALVYDRVR, encoded by the coding sequence ATGACGAACCACACCGGCCGCCGCGTCACCGCCAACATCAGCCTCACCCTCGACGGCCACTACAGCGGCCCCGGCGGCCCCGGCGACATGGGCGCGATCGTCTCGTACGCCACCACCGACGTCGCCCGCGCCCACCTCGCCCGCATCCACGAAACGGCGACCACCGCGGTGCTCGGCAGGCTGAACGCCGAGGGCTTCCTGGGCTTCTGGCCGACCGTCGCCGCCGACGAGAACGCCGACCCCCGCGACCGCGCCTACGCGAAGTGGCTCACGGACGCCGAAAAAGTCGTCTTCTCCACGACTCTCGCCGAAGCGCCATGGGACCGCGCCCGCGTCGTGAACGCCCCCGCCGCCGAGGTCGTCGCCGGCCTCAAGGCGAACGGTGACGGCGACATCCTGGTCAACAGCAGCGCCAGCGTCATCAAGGCCCTGCTCGCGGACGACCTGATCGACCGGCTGTACCTGATGATCTGCCCCGAGATCACCGGCGGCGGACAGCGGCTGTTCGCCGACGGCCTGCCCGCGTCGAAGTGGGGGCTGGCTTATCAGGAGGCCGGAGAGCTGGGGGAGATGGCGCTGGTCTACGACCGGGTGCGCTGA
- a CDS encoding nucleotidyltransferase domain-containing protein, with amino-acid sequence MAVTPTLDGDVLAVLASHDGIFTTGQLHRLLVRHSEEGIRKVLRRLTKQGVVESDRVGNAFTYRLNRDHLAAEYIVGLARMQKTLLERIEDRLESWQVPPVYAAVFGSVARGEMTEDSDLDLLLIRPDDADDDRWETQVDELAAEVTRWTGNDTRPLEFTEAELAGRAYDEAVLRDVARDGLTVAGSRAWLTGRLRKRNG; translated from the coding sequence ATGGCGGTCACCCCAACGCTCGATGGCGATGTGCTCGCCGTCCTCGCCAGCCACGACGGCATCTTCACGACCGGGCAGCTGCATCGCCTGCTGGTCCGGCACTCAGAGGAGGGCATCCGCAAAGTGCTGCGGCGCCTGACGAAGCAGGGGGTCGTCGAGTCCGACAGAGTCGGCAACGCCTTCACGTATCGGCTCAACCGTGACCATCTCGCGGCGGAGTACATCGTCGGGCTCGCCCGGATGCAGAAGACGCTCCTGGAACGCATCGAGGACCGGCTGGAGTCTTGGCAGGTCCCGCCGGTGTACGCCGCGGTCTTCGGCTCGGTGGCACGCGGGGAGATGACGGAGGACAGCGATCTGGACCTGCTGCTGATCCGGCCCGACGACGCGGATGACGACCGTTGGGAAACGCAGGTCGATGAACTGGCGGCAGAGGTGACCCGCTGGACCGGTAACGACACCCGGCCTCTGGAGTTCACCGAAGCCGAACTCGCCGGCCGCGCGTACGACGAGGCTGTCCTGCGTGATGTGGCCCGAGACGGGCTGACCGTGGCCGGTAGCCGGGCATGGCTGACCGGTCGCCTGCGAAAGAGAAACGGCTGA